The following proteins are co-located in the Dyadobacter chenwenxiniae genome:
- a CDS encoding IMPACT family protein, with translation MLFDDSYQTVTGPAEGFFKDKGSKFLAYSFPIEGETDAKAHLAALRELHPKAVHHCYAYRLGADRMSYRMSDDGEPSGTAGRPILNTLYSRNVTNLLVVVVRYFGGTLLGVPGLINAYKLATEDALSHSEIVIRHFYNLYQLNFSYPQMNDVMRIVKEMELPVREQVFEMECRLVAEVRVASTERFIARCEQIEGLTHSLLTSG, from the coding sequence GTGTTATTTGACGATAGTTACCAGACCGTCACCGGGCCAGCAGAAGGTTTTTTCAAAGACAAAGGCAGCAAATTTCTGGCATACAGTTTCCCAATTGAGGGCGAAACAGATGCAAAAGCCCATTTAGCAGCATTGCGAGAGCTGCATCCGAAAGCCGTGCATCATTGCTATGCTTACAGACTGGGCGCGGATCGCATGAGTTACCGCATGAGCGATGACGGCGAGCCGTCGGGAACCGCTGGCAGGCCGATCCTTAACACATTGTATTCCCGAAACGTGACAAATCTGCTGGTCGTTGTGGTGCGTTATTTCGGTGGAACATTACTTGGTGTTCCGGGCTTGATCAATGCTTATAAGTTGGCGACAGAGGATGCTTTAAGCCATTCGGAAATTGTTATCCGGCATTTTTACAATTTATATCAACTCAACTTTTCGTATCCGCAAATGAATGATGTCATGCGGATTGTGAAGGAGATGGAACTGCCTGTTAGAGAGCAGGTTTTTGAAATGGAATGTCGATTGGTTGCGGAAGTTCGTGTGGCGAGCACGGAGAGGTTTATCGCGCGTTGCGAGCAGATTGAGGGACTTACTCATTCGCTTTTAACATCCGGATAA
- a CDS encoding ribonucleoside-diphosphate reductase small subunit, with product MSQELTRQEPLLVEDPLRFVLFPIKHSDIWEMYKRHEASFWTAEEIDLSQDMKDWENLNDGERHFISHVLAFFAASDGIVNENLAVNFLSEVQYAEAKCFYGFQIAMENIHSETYSLLIDTYIKDPSEKDYLLRAIDTIPCVQKKAEWALKWINSPVFAERIIAFAAVEGIFFSGSFCSIFWLKKRGLMPGLSFSNELISRDEGLHCEFACLLYTRHIVNQLPQERVIEIMMDAVKIEKEFVSEALPVSLIGMNADLMNQYIEYIADFWLERLGCEKQFGSANPFDFMELISLPGKTNFFEKRVGEYQKAGVMSGVKDKDSGHKISFDSDF from the coding sequence ATGTCACAAGAACTTACCAGGCAGGAGCCCCTGTTAGTAGAAGATCCTTTGCGGTTTGTGTTATTTCCGATCAAACATTCCGATATCTGGGAAATGTACAAACGCCACGAAGCGTCTTTCTGGACAGCCGAAGAGATCGATCTTTCGCAGGATATGAAAGACTGGGAGAACCTGAACGACGGAGAGAGACATTTCATTTCCCACGTGCTTGCATTCTTCGCGGCTTCTGACGGGATTGTGAATGAAAACCTGGCAGTCAATTTTCTTAGCGAAGTACAATATGCCGAAGCGAAATGCTTCTACGGTTTTCAGATCGCGATGGAAAACATTCACTCTGAGACGTATTCATTGCTGATCGACACATACATTAAAGATCCGTCAGAAAAAGATTATTTGTTAAGAGCCATCGACACCATTCCATGCGTGCAGAAAAAAGCAGAATGGGCGTTGAAATGGATCAACAGTCCGGTGTTCGCAGAAAGGATCATTGCATTTGCAGCCGTGGAAGGAATTTTCTTTTCAGGATCATTCTGCTCCATTTTCTGGCTCAAAAAACGCGGCTTAATGCCAGGACTTTCATTCTCAAATGAATTGATTTCCCGCGACGAAGGCTTGCACTGTGAATTTGCTTGCTTGCTTTATACAAGACACATTGTCAACCAGTTACCGCAAGAGCGCGTGATTGAGATTATGATGGATGCGGTTAAAATCGAAAAGGAATTTGTAAGCGAAGCATTACCCGTTTCCCTGATCGGCATGAATGCGGACCTGATGAACCAATACATTGAATACATCGCCGATTTCTGGCTGGAAAGATTAGGTTGCGAAAAACAATTCGGCTCCGCTAACCCATTCGATTTCATGGAGTTAATCTCACTTCCAGGAAAAACTAATTTCTTCGAAAAACGCGTTGGTGAATATCAAAAAGCCGGTGTGATGAGTGGTGTGAAGGATAAAGATTCTGGGCATAAGATTTCGTTTGACTCGGATTTTTAA
- a CDS encoding MFS transporter → MQSTSSPSIFTTQFWLLGLSSFLFSSSFNMLIPELPGYLTKMGGAEYKGAIIGLFTLTAGLSRPFSGRLTDRIGRVPVMAFGSIVCFACGFLYPIFTTVMPFLLLRLVHGFSTGFKPTGTSAYVADIVPANRRGEAMGVHGMCMGVGSAFGPAVGSMISEAFSLNALFYTSSLFAFLSIAILLNMKETLVKKERLSLKAFQITRRDIFEPAVFSPALVTFLCYFGYGAVATVTPDFSGYLGLQNRGFYFMFFTIFSILIRLFAGKISDRHGRIPVTIAGCIVLIIAMIITGYADSVPMFFVGAAFFGMSMGILSPVLSAWTVDLSRDDNRGRSIATMFISLEAGIGLGAFLSAELFANQRGNLPLVFFVMAGFALAALIYTVLIYQFKKRRARVI, encoded by the coding sequence ATGCAAAGTACAAGTTCTCCAAGTATCTTCACAACGCAATTCTGGTTACTTGGCCTCAGTTCGTTTCTATTTTCTTCCAGCTTCAACATGCTCATTCCCGAATTGCCGGGATATCTTACCAAGATGGGCGGTGCCGAATATAAAGGCGCAATCATCGGTTTATTTACATTAACAGCCGGACTTTCCCGTCCATTCAGTGGCCGCTTAACCGACCGAATTGGTCGTGTTCCCGTTATGGCATTCGGCTCGATCGTCTGCTTTGCCTGCGGATTTTTGTATCCAATATTTACGACGGTGATGCCGTTTTTGCTGCTGAGATTGGTTCATGGCTTTTCTACGGGCTTCAAACCAACCGGGACCTCAGCTTACGTCGCCGACATTGTTCCTGCCAACAGGCGCGGAGAGGCGATGGGCGTGCATGGGATGTGTATGGGCGTCGGTTCTGCATTCGGGCCAGCGGTGGGGAGCATGATTAGCGAGGCGTTTTCCCTGAATGCATTGTTTTACACTTCTTCGCTGTTTGCGTTTCTGTCCATTGCGATCTTGTTGAATATGAAGGAAACGCTTGTTAAGAAAGAGCGTCTTTCGCTGAAAGCATTTCAAATTACCAGAAGAGATATTTTTGAGCCTGCTGTTTTTAGTCCGGCGCTTGTAACATTTCTTTGCTATTTTGGATACGGTGCTGTGGCGACGGTTACGCCGGATTTTAGCGGCTATCTGGGATTACAAAACCGCGGTTTCTACTTCATGTTTTTCACTATTTTCTCGATTTTGATCAGGCTTTTTGCCGGAAAGATTTCGGACAGGCACGGCCGGATTCCCGTGACTATTGCAGGCTGCATTGTGCTCATTATTGCGATGATCATAACAGGTTATGCGGATTCTGTCCCGATGTTTTTTGTCGGCGCTGCATTTTTTGGCATGTCGATGGGAATTCTTTCGCCGGTGCTTTCAGCTTGGACGGTGGATTTGAGCCGGGATGACAACCGGGGGCGTTCCATTGCTACGATGTTCATTTCTTTGGAAGCGGGCATTGGATTAGGAGCCTTTTTGTCGGCTGAGCTTTTTGCAAATCAGCGTGGGAATTTGCCGCTGGTTTTCTTCGTCATGGCCGGCTTTGCATTGGCCGCATTAATTTATACAGTCTTGATTTATCAATTTAAAAAACGCCGCGCCCGTGTTATTTGA
- a CDS encoding regulatory protein RecX, whose protein sequence is MDRLILQKAASYCAYQERTQDEVRQRLKKWNVWGDEADELIAELISMNYLSEERFAKTYAGGKFRIKNWGRMKIRQELNRRGLSQYSIEKGMGEIEDKAYVEGLKALLEKKRNLLVKTENDPFKLKQKLVRFALGKGYESELIWKTVEELE, encoded by the coding sequence ATGGATCGCTTAATCCTGCAAAAAGCAGCGTCTTATTGTGCTTATCAGGAAAGGACGCAAGATGAGGTGAGACAGCGCCTGAAAAAGTGGAATGTGTGGGGTGATGAAGCCGACGAGCTCATTGCGGAGCTGATTTCGATGAATTATTTGAGTGAAGAACGCTTTGCGAAAACCTATGCAGGAGGAAAATTTCGCATCAAAAACTGGGGCCGGATGAAGATCAGGCAGGAGCTGAATCGCCGCGGACTCAGTCAGTATAGCATTGAAAAAGGGATGGGGGAGATTGAGGATAAGGCGTATGTGGAAGGGTTGAAGGCGCTTCTAGAGAAGAAGAGAAATCTGCTTGTGAAAACGGAAAATGATCCTTTTAAACTGAAACAGAAATTGGTGAGGTTTGCGCTAGGGAAGGGTTACGAGAGTGAGTTGATTTGGAAGACTGTTGAAGAGTTGGAATAG
- a CDS encoding glycosyltransferase family 2 protein produces the protein MKISGFTIIRNAIINDYPIVEAITSILPVVDEMLVSVGYSDDDTLELIRAIPSDKIRIVESEWDMSLRAGGKVLAVETDKALKQISPDSDWAFYIQGDEAVHEKYHQAIIDSCKLYLNDERVEALLFDYVHFYGTYDYIGDSRKWYRREIRIIRNEKNPKGQPISAYRDAQGFRRGSQKLNVMHSGAAVYHYGWVKSPAQMKTKMKNVSRFWNEGEAWEKILESEDFFNYEEFDSLKRFEETHPAVMKERIARQSWKVELDTSKKRFKLKDALLYWYEKRTGKRLFEFRNYRLL, from the coding sequence TTGAAGATTTCCGGATTCACTATTATCAGAAATGCGATCATAAACGATTACCCGATTGTAGAGGCAATCACGTCTATTTTGCCTGTGGTGGACGAAATGCTGGTGAGCGTCGGGTATAGCGATGATGACACATTGGAATTGATTAGGGCCATCCCCTCAGACAAAATAAGGATCGTGGAATCGGAGTGGGATATGTCGCTGCGGGCGGGCGGAAAAGTGCTGGCCGTGGAGACGGACAAGGCTTTAAAACAAATCTCGCCCGATTCAGACTGGGCATTTTATATTCAAGGCGACGAGGCAGTGCATGAAAAGTATCACCAGGCAATTATTGATTCTTGCAAACTTTACTTAAATGATGAGCGGGTCGAGGCTTTACTCTTTGATTATGTTCATTTTTACGGCACTTATGACTATATCGGCGACAGCCGAAAGTGGTACAGGCGTGAAATCCGCATTATAAGGAATGAGAAGAATCCGAAAGGCCAGCCGATTTCAGCCTATCGCGATGCGCAGGGTTTCAGGCGCGGAAGTCAGAAATTGAATGTGATGCATTCCGGCGCTGCGGTCTATCATTATGGTTGGGTAAAAAGTCCGGCGCAGATGAAAACCAAAATGAAGAATGTAAGCCGTTTTTGGAATGAAGGAGAGGCTTGGGAGAAGATTTTGGAATCTGAGGATTTTTTCAATTATGAAGAATTCGATTCATTAAAACGCTTTGAAGAGACGCATCCGGCTGTGATGAAGGAACGTATTGCGCGGCAAAGCTGGAAGGTCGAACTGGACACTTCCAAAAAGCGGTTTAAGCTCAAAGATGCATTGCTATACTGGTATGAAAAACGGACTGGCAAACGGCTCTTTGAGTTCAGAAACTATCGATTATTATGA
- a CDS encoding FkbM family methyltransferase, translating into MFEYFKNSLARKKARRQFQEYPHKTDTFVLAEEGEISFANWKNPLVNRKVITQEEVNFFKKFIPKGSLCIDIGTNIGDTTVPMALATGKTGTTIGFDPNPHVFKILEKNVSLNIDKTNIVPLPYAITKEDGEFFYSSSEASFGNGGISNEIVEDQGAFQLPEKIKGINLEKFLKSNYASLLSKLSFIKVDVEGADMEVIRSIGDLIRQFKPVLVAECFPKATTEERAELYHIVSEFGYTLHYFSDFNEHAKIIKIEGPRDMNKWKTFNFYATPTE; encoded by the coding sequence ATGTTTGAGTATTTTAAAAATTCTCTCGCCAGAAAGAAAGCGCGTCGCCAATTTCAGGAATATCCTCATAAAACAGACACATTTGTGCTGGCTGAGGAAGGTGAAATTTCATTTGCTAACTGGAAAAACCCGTTGGTAAACCGAAAGGTGATAACGCAAGAAGAAGTCAATTTTTTCAAAAAATTTATTCCAAAGGGAAGTCTGTGCATTGACATTGGAACCAATATTGGTGACACCACGGTCCCAATGGCATTAGCAACTGGCAAAACCGGCACAACCATTGGTTTTGATCCTAATCCCCACGTTTTCAAGATTTTAGAGAAGAATGTTTCGTTAAATATTGATAAAACCAACATCGTCCCCCTGCCTTACGCGATCACGAAGGAAGACGGTGAATTTTTTTACAGCTCGTCAGAGGCGTCGTTTGGAAATGGAGGCATTTCTAATGAGATCGTTGAAGACCAGGGCGCGTTTCAGCTTCCTGAAAAAATTAAAGGGATTAACCTCGAAAAATTCCTGAAAAGCAATTACGCTTCACTGCTATCCAAGCTTTCTTTCATTAAAGTAGATGTGGAAGGCGCTGATATGGAAGTGATTAGATCGATCGGTGATCTGATTCGCCAGTTTAAGCCTGTGCTTGTGGCTGAGTGTTTTCCAAAAGCGACCACCGAAGAGCGGGCAGAACTGTATCACATTGTTTCGGAATTTGGATACACGCTACATTACTTTTCCGATTTCAACGAGCACGCGAAAATCATCAAAATTGAAGGCCCACGTGATATGAACAAGTGGAAAACCTTCAACTTCTACGCCACCCCTACTGAATGA
- a CDS encoding metallophosphoesterase family protein, giving the protein MTFKRRSFLKLLPALPALSFISKPEESNVPPRISMRFIVASDGHYGQPDTDFKTFHTDLISWVNREKMQKGVDFLFFNGDLIHDDPTLLYDFKNTISNVSVPFYVSRGNHDKVGLDVWQSTWGYPTNHSFAKGEYAFVIGDTSNEKGEYVCPDAKWLKSEIAKYSDKKGIFVFLHITPAKWTVNGIDCKEVIELFENTPNIKAIFNGHDHDQDSTKIYGKKPYFFDGHFGGNWGTTYKGYRIVEIYEDHTWQSYQYNPTAAPVLNSFTGKS; this is encoded by the coding sequence ATGACATTCAAACGCCGCTCTTTCCTCAAACTTTTACCCGCGTTGCCAGCCCTTTCATTTATATCCAAACCGGAAGAAAGCAATGTGCCTCCCAGGATCTCGATGCGGTTTATCGTCGCTTCCGACGGACATTATGGACAGCCTGACACCGATTTCAAAACATTCCATACGGACTTGATCAGTTGGGTAAATCGCGAGAAAATGCAAAAAGGCGTCGATTTTCTATTCTTCAACGGCGACCTCATTCACGACGATCCGACATTGTTATATGATTTCAAAAATACGATCAGCAACGTCAGTGTGCCGTTTTATGTAAGTCGCGGAAATCACGATAAGGTTGGTTTGGACGTGTGGCAAAGCACTTGGGGCTATCCCACAAACCATAGTTTTGCAAAAGGTGAATATGCATTCGTCATCGGCGACACGTCCAACGAAAAAGGCGAATACGTGTGCCCGGATGCCAAGTGGCTCAAAAGCGAAATCGCCAAATACAGTGATAAAAAAGGAATTTTCGTGTTCCTGCACATCACGCCCGCCAAATGGACCGTCAACGGAATTGATTGCAAGGAAGTGATTGAGCTTTTTGAAAACACCCCCAACATCAAAGCCATCTTCAACGGCCACGACCACGACCAGGACAGTACAAAAATCTACGGAAAGAAGCCCTATTTCTTTGACGGGCACTTCGGTGGCAATTGGGGAACGACTTATAAAGGTTACCGGATTGTGGAAATTTATGAAGATCACACCTGGCAATCATATCAGTATAATCCTACCGCTGCGCCGGTTTTGAATAGTTTTACGGGGAAGTCGTGA
- the corA gene encoding magnesium/cobalt transporter CorA, whose translation MVRIFYKEGRLIKRENDIRELGKVKNLVWVDLQSPSAEEEEWVENKCNISFQTPQEIVEIESSSRFFEQNDTINANSNFLRIDQNGYEMYPVSFILYQNVLFTYRRGDSKTFADTVKKMKVSTESIQSGVDFMLLLLETRIEADADSLEGISRDISAISKDLTHEQKARQEVLIRISGLQEITMMLRETSIDKQRVLSGILRSQYFPEDRKEHLRIILKDVSSLLEYTTFNFERLEYLQNTFMGLINIEQSQVIKIFTVVTIIFMPPTLIAGIFGMNYDHIPTTSEPWGFWGSLFLMVFSSAVVLWFFRRKRWI comes from the coding sequence ATGGTACGCATATTTTATAAAGAAGGTCGGTTGATCAAGCGCGAGAATGATATTCGTGAACTTGGCAAAGTTAAAAATTTGGTTTGGGTTGATTTGCAGTCGCCGAGTGCGGAGGAAGAGGAATGGGTGGAAAACAAATGCAATATCAGCTTTCAGACGCCCCAGGAAATCGTTGAAATTGAGAGCAGTTCGCGGTTTTTTGAACAAAATGACACGATTAACGCCAACTCCAACTTTCTGCGCATTGATCAGAATGGATATGAAATGTATCCCGTTTCTTTTATTTTATATCAAAATGTGCTCTTCACTTACCGCCGTGGCGACTCTAAAACCTTTGCCGATACGGTCAAGAAAATGAAGGTGAGCACGGAAAGCATTCAGAGCGGCGTGGATTTTATGTTGCTGTTGCTTGAAACGCGGATTGAGGCAGATGCAGATTCATTGGAAGGCATTTCGCGTGACATTTCTGCCATTAGCAAAGACCTTACACACGAACAAAAAGCCCGGCAAGAAGTCCTCATCCGCATTAGTGGTTTACAGGAAATTACAATGATGCTACGCGAAACGAGCATTGACAAACAGCGCGTTCTATCAGGAATTTTAAGAAGTCAGTATTTCCCCGAAGACAGGAAGGAACATTTGCGGATTATACTGAAAGACGTGAGTTCGCTATTGGAATACACCACTTTCAACTTCGAGCGCCTTGAATATCTGCAAAATACATTCATGGGTTTGATCAACATTGAACAAAGCCAGGTGATTAAGATCTTCACCGTCGTGACGATCATTTTCATGCCGCCGACGCTTATAGCGGGGATTTTCGGAATGAATTACGATCACATTCCAACCACTTCTGAACCCTGGGGCTTTTGGGGTTCACTCTTTTTGATGGTGTTTTCTTCGGCAGTTGTACTCTGGTTTTTCCGGCGAAAACGCTGGATATAA
- a CDS encoding DUF6934 family protein, giving the protein MRHHYYPYLASEDYLSFTFKSISEKRIICKKAEFLPISDDIYNFAFGDLADENAIDDRAVTDNKDMNMVLATIIQILLEFLETHKNKAVYFQGSTTSRTRMYQIILRREKPNWENRLIVYGIFNDEIMPYETDFSFDAFIVKQKPN; this is encoded by the coding sequence TTGAGACATCACTATTATCCCTACCTGGCCTCGGAGGATTATCTTTCTTTTACCTTTAAAAGTATATCGGAAAAGCGTATCATTTGTAAAAAGGCTGAATTCTTACCGATATCTGACGACATATACAACTTTGCTTTTGGCGATTTGGCTGATGAAAATGCGATTGATGATCGTGCGGTAACTGACAACAAGGATATGAATATGGTTTTAGCAACGATTATTCAGATTCTGCTTGAGTTTCTTGAAACCCATAAGAATAAAGCTGTTTACTTTCAGGGAAGCACCACTTCTCGAACAAGGATGTATCAAATCATTTTAAGAAGAGAAAAGCCCAATTGGGAAAACAGGTTGATTGTTTATGGTATATTTAATGATGAGATAATGCCTTATGAAACAGATTTTAGTTTTGATGCGTTTATTGTAAAACAAAAACCTAATTGA
- the uvrA gene encoding excinuclease ABC subunit UvrA, with protein sequence MEHLNATELEGQDLIEVEGAREHNLKNIDVNIPRNKLVVVTGISGSGKSSLAFDTIYAEGQRRYMESFSSYARGFIGEMERPDVDKISGLSPVISIEQKTTSRNPRSTVGTVTEIYDFLRLLYARAGEAFSYVTGRKMVKQSQDQIINQLFTQFLGQKIILLAPAVKGRKGHYRELFVQIARLGYNKVRVDGEVQEIVAKMQLDRYKVHDIEIVIDRVVPKKESEDPQSRYRLSQSVATAIKQGKGALMVLDEKGETYYFSQNLMDPESGISYDDPAPNAFSFNSPYGWCPTCQGLGMIEEITEESIMPDKSLSITKGGIAPMGEYREAWIFKQLEALLKPFKVTLATPLDKFPDEAMKLVLYGSEDAVPVPSKKYPGTEWETKFDGIINFLKRQQESGNDKIQDWLKDFMTIQTCPECDGKRLRKESLHFRIDKKDIADLSNSDIRVLADWLVNLEDRLEEKQRVIGHEVLKEIRKRVGFLLDVGLDYLTLNRALRTLSGGEAQRIRLATQIGTQLTGVLYIMDEPSIGLHQRDNVRLINSLKSLRDLGNTVLVVEHDKDMMLASDYILDIGPGAGRHGGNVVGAGTPEVFLQNGSLTAEYLSGRTAIDVPKKRRKGTGKTISIKGCTGHNLKNVNMTFPLGTMVCVTGVSGSGKSSLIHETLFPLLNQFFYKSRREPLPYKSVEGLENIDKVIEVDQSPIGRTPRSNPATYTNLFTDIRALFAELPEAKIRGYKPGRFSFNVKGGRCEDCEGAGMKKIEMDFLPDVHINCETCKGKRFNRETLEVRFKGKSVADILDMTVESALEFFENQPRILRKVQTLNDVGLGYITLGQHATTLSGGEAQRVKLSEELSKRDTGKTLYILDEPTTGLHFQDIKHLLNVLNKLVEKGNTVLIIEHNLDVIKVADYVIDVGPEGGAQGGRIIAEGTPEKVSKVKGSYTGHFLKEELK encoded by the coding sequence TTGGAACATTTGAATGCTACTGAGCTTGAAGGCCAGGATTTGATTGAAGTGGAAGGTGCGCGCGAGCATAACCTTAAAAACATTGATGTTAACATTCCGCGCAACAAGCTTGTCGTGGTCACAGGCATCAGCGGGAGCGGGAAATCTTCATTGGCTTTCGACACGATTTACGCAGAAGGTCAGCGCCGTTATATGGAGAGTTTTTCTTCCTATGCACGTGGTTTTATTGGTGAAATGGAGCGGCCGGACGTGGACAAGATCAGCGGTTTGTCGCCCGTTATCAGCATTGAACAAAAAACCACCTCCCGGAATCCGCGCTCGACGGTTGGGACAGTTACCGAAATTTATGACTTTCTGAGGTTGCTTTACGCCCGCGCTGGTGAGGCATTTTCCTATGTCACGGGCCGGAAAATGGTCAAGCAATCGCAGGATCAGATCATTAATCAATTATTTACACAGTTTTTAGGACAGAAAATTATTTTACTCGCGCCTGCTGTGAAAGGCCGGAAGGGACATTACAGAGAGCTTTTTGTTCAAATCGCACGACTTGGTTATAATAAGGTTCGTGTCGATGGCGAAGTTCAGGAGATTGTAGCGAAAATGCAGCTGGATCGTTATAAAGTCCATGACATTGAGATCGTTATCGATCGTGTTGTTCCAAAAAAGGAATCGGAAGATCCGCAGTCGCGATATCGGTTGAGCCAGTCCGTTGCGACGGCAATAAAGCAAGGGAAAGGCGCATTAATGGTTTTGGATGAAAAAGGAGAAACTTACTATTTTTCTCAAAACCTGATGGATCCGGAATCGGGCATAAGTTACGATGACCCTGCGCCTAATGCATTCTCTTTCAACTCACCTTACGGCTGGTGTCCGACTTGTCAGGGTTTGGGAATGATTGAAGAAATCACGGAAGAGTCCATTATGCCGGACAAATCATTAAGCATTACCAAAGGCGGCATTGCGCCGATGGGCGAATATCGGGAAGCGTGGATTTTCAAGCAATTGGAGGCTTTGTTAAAACCTTTTAAAGTTACCCTCGCCACGCCCTTGGATAAATTCCCTGATGAAGCGATGAAACTTGTGCTTTACGGAAGTGAAGACGCCGTTCCTGTTCCTTCCAAAAAATATCCTGGAACGGAGTGGGAAACCAAATTTGACGGAATTATTAACTTTCTGAAACGTCAGCAAGAGAGCGGAAACGATAAAATTCAGGATTGGTTGAAGGATTTTATGACCATTCAAACCTGTCCGGAATGTGACGGCAAGCGACTGCGGAAGGAATCCCTGCATTTCAGGATTGATAAAAAAGACATTGCGGATCTGTCCAACAGCGACATTCGCGTGCTGGCCGATTGGCTTGTGAATCTGGAAGATAGATTGGAGGAAAAACAGCGTGTCATTGGTCACGAAGTTTTAAAAGAAATACGAAAAAGAGTTGGGTTCTTACTTGATGTGGGTCTCGATTATCTAACATTGAATCGCGCATTAAGGACGCTTTCAGGTGGAGAAGCGCAGCGCATCAGGCTCGCAACGCAGATCGGAACGCAGCTTACCGGTGTGCTTTACATTATGGATGAGCCTAGCATTGGTTTGCATCAGCGTGATAATGTGCGGCTTATCAATTCTTTGAAGAGTTTGCGCGATCTTGGGAATACAGTTTTGGTTGTGGAGCATGATAAGGATATGATGCTTGCTTCGGACTATATTTTAGACATTGGTCCGGGAGCCGGACGTCATGGTGGCAATGTTGTAGGAGCCGGAACGCCGGAAGTTTTTCTCCAAAATGGCTCATTAACTGCGGAATATTTGAGTGGCAGAACCGCCATTGATGTGCCTAAGAAGCGCAGAAAGGGAACGGGCAAAACCATTTCAATCAAAGGCTGCACAGGTCACAATCTCAAAAATGTAAACATGACGTTTCCGCTGGGGACGATGGTTTGCGTTACCGGTGTTAGTGGGAGCGGGAAGTCGTCGCTGATCCACGAAACGCTCTTTCCGTTATTGAATCAATTCTTTTATAAGTCGAGAAGAGAACCGCTGCCGTACAAATCAGTCGAGGGTTTAGAAAATATTGATAAGGTTATTGAAGTGGACCAATCACCTATTGGGCGGACACCGCGCTCAAATCCAGCGACGTACACGAACTTATTTACAGACATTAGGGCACTTTTTGCAGAATTACCCGAAGCGAAGATTCGAGGTTACAAGCCTGGCCGTTTCTCATTTAATGTAAAAGGCGGTCGTTGCGAGGATTGCGAAGGCGCGGGAATGAAGAAGATTGAGATGGATTTCCTGCCGGATGTGCACATCAATTGTGAAACCTGCAAAGGCAAGCGCTTTAACCGGGAAACATTGGAAGTGCGTTTTAAAGGGAAATCGGTTGCGGATATTCTGGACATGACAGTGGAATCTGCATTGGAATTCTTTGAAAACCAACCCAGGATTTTGCGCAAAGTGCAGACATTGAATGATGTGGGCTTGGGTTACATTACATTAGGTCAACATGCCACGACACTTTCAGGAGGCGAGGCGCAGCGCGTTAAGCTTTCCGAGGAACTTTCGAAACGCGACACCGGCAAGACGTTATACATTCTGGATGAGCCGACAACGGGTTTGCATTTCCAGGATATCAAGCATTTACTGAATGTCTTGAACAAATTGGTTGAAAAAGGCAATACAGTCCTCATTATCGAGCATAATCTGGACGTAATTAAAGTTGCAGATTACGTCATTGACGTGGGCCCTGAAGGCGGCGCGCAAGGTGGTCGGATCATTGCCGAGGGAACGCCTGAGAAAGTCTCGAAGGTTAAGGGAAGTTACACGGGACATTTTTTGAAGGAAGAGTTGAAATAG